The following are from one region of the Sphingomonas oryzagri genome:
- a CDS encoding NAD(P)-dependent oxidoreductase has translation MAKLAFIGLGTIGAPVARHLAAAGHDLTVYNRTVAKAEAWVAAHGGTVAGSAAEAAEGADAVFTCVGTDDDLAEVTLGPAGAFRSMRQGALFVDHTTVSAKIARQIGVEGKDRGFLVLDAPVTGGQRGAEEGRLALMCGGPRKAFEAAEPLMHAYARIIVHIGGSGTGQTTKMVNQIALAANAQGVAEAMRFAQAAGLNLDKVFQAISTGAASSWQMTNRWETMAKDEFDFGLAVDWFRKDLGLAIDEAHANGAALPVTALVDQFYADVQRMEGGHRQDVSALIRRLPK, from the coding sequence ATGGCGAAACTGGCATTCATCGGGCTGGGCACGATCGGCGCGCCCGTCGCCCGCCACCTCGCGGCCGCCGGCCACGACCTCACCGTCTATAACCGCACCGTCGCCAAGGCCGAGGCATGGGTGGCGGCGCATGGCGGCACGGTGGCAGGCAGCGCCGCCGAGGCCGCCGAGGGGGCCGATGCCGTCTTCACCTGCGTCGGCACCGACGACGATCTCGCCGAGGTGACGCTGGGGCCGGCGGGCGCCTTCCGCTCGATGCGGCAGGGTGCGCTGTTCGTCGACCACACCACCGTTTCCGCCAAGATCGCCCGCCAGATCGGCGTCGAGGGCAAGGATCGCGGTTTTCTCGTCCTCGATGCGCCGGTGACGGGCGGGCAGCGTGGCGCCGAGGAGGGGCGGTTGGCGCTGATGTGCGGCGGGCCGCGCAAGGCGTTCGAGGCGGCCGAGCCGCTGATGCACGCTTATGCACGCATCATCGTCCATATCGGCGGATCGGGCACCGGCCAGACCACCAAGATGGTCAACCAGATCGCGCTCGCCGCCAACGCGCAGGGCGTCGCCGAAGCGATGCGCTTCGCGCAGGCGGCGGGGCTCAATCTCGACAAGGTGTTCCAGGCGATCTCCACCGGTGCTGCGTCGAGCTGGCAGATGACCAACCGCTGGGAGACGATGGCGAAGGATGAGTTCGACTTCGGCCTCGCGGTGGACTGGTTCCGCAAGGATCTCGGCCTCGCGATCGACGAGGCGCACGCCAACGGCGCCGCCTTGCCCGTCACCGCGCTGGTCGACCAATTCTACGCTGACGTGCAGCGCATGGAGGGCGGGCATCGTCAGGATGTCTCGGCCCTGATCCGGAGATTGCCCAAGTGA
- a CDS encoding amidohydrolase produces the protein MKLTIAALSVLALLAAPAEARKKYGPAPATEGGLLDDVNGYTIARDGTVKHFNGLLIGKDGKVKALLQPNDKRPEWLDFRLDGHGRTLLPGLIDAHGHVMELGFALTHLDLSATTSLADMQTKVANYAAGHTEPGWIQGFGWNQEKWNLGRFPTAADLDLAVKDRPVVLERVDGHALLANSAAMAAAGISASTKDPADGHIERDAKGKPTGVFVDGAMALINKAVPAPAPIERDDAFRKAQELLLSYGITATCDMGSTVDDWNVYRRAGDVNAIRIRIVSYGRGVETALSVAGNQPTPWLYDGHLRMVGVKLFADGALGSRGAWLKQPYSDKPDTRGIPFMDDTRLKNLMSRAAMDNLQVAVHAIGDAANDQVLSAIEELSDTYKGDRRWRIEHAQIVDPADLPRFAHDGIIASMQPTHETSDWKMAEERLGPARLKGAYAWATMEAEHVPLAFGSDYPVESPNPFPGLAAAVSRQDASGQPVGGWQPQERITMPQALAAFTSGAAYAAQAEDRIGSLEPGHLADFVLVDTDPLTTQDPQAVRHTQVLETWINGIRVWVKK, from the coding sequence GTGAAACTGACGATCGCCGCGCTGAGCGTGCTGGCCCTGCTCGCCGCCCCGGCCGAGGCCAGGAAGAAATACGGCCCCGCGCCCGCCACCGAGGGCGGCCTGCTCGACGACGTCAACGGCTACACCATCGCACGCGACGGCACGGTGAAGCACTTCAACGGCCTGCTGATCGGCAAGGACGGCAAGGTGAAGGCGCTGCTCCAGCCCAACGACAAGCGCCCCGAATGGCTGGATTTCCGGCTGGACGGTCATGGTCGCACCCTCCTGCCCGGCCTGATCGACGCGCACGGTCATGTGATGGAGCTGGGCTTCGCGCTCACCCATCTCGATCTCTCCGCCACGACCAGCCTCGCCGACATGCAGACCAAGGTGGCGAACTATGCCGCCGGCCATACCGAGCCGGGCTGGATCCAGGGCTTCGGCTGGAACCAGGAGAAGTGGAATCTCGGCCGCTTCCCTACCGCCGCCGATCTCGATCTGGCGGTGAAGGATCGCCCGGTGGTGCTGGAGCGGGTCGACGGCCACGCGCTGCTCGCCAATTCGGCGGCGATGGCGGCGGCAGGCATCTCGGCTTCGACCAAGGATCCGGCCGATGGCCATATCGAGCGCGACGCGAAGGGCAAGCCGACCGGTGTGTTCGTCGATGGCGCGATGGCACTGATCAACAAGGCGGTCCCAGCCCCCGCCCCGATCGAGCGCGACGACGCCTTCCGCAAGGCGCAGGAACTACTGCTCTCCTACGGCATTACCGCGACCTGCGACATGGGATCGACGGTCGACGACTGGAACGTCTATCGCCGCGCCGGCGACGTGAACGCGATCCGCATCCGCATCGTCAGCTACGGGCGCGGGGTGGAGACGGCGCTGTCGGTTGCGGGCAACCAGCCGACGCCGTGGCTCTATGACGGACACCTGCGCATGGTCGGCGTCAAGCTGTTCGCCGACGGCGCGCTCGGATCGCGCGGCGCGTGGCTCAAGCAGCCGTATAGCGACAAGCCGGACACGCGCGGCATCCCTTTCATGGACGATACGCGCCTCAAGAATTTGATGAGCCGCGCCGCGATGGACAATCTGCAGGTCGCCGTCCACGCGATCGGCGATGCGGCGAACGATCAGGTGCTTTCGGCGATCGAGGAATTGTCGGACACCTACAAGGGCGATCGCCGCTGGCGGATCGAGCATGCCCAGATCGTCGATCCGGCCGACCTGCCGCGCTTCGCGCATGACGGCATCATCGCCTCGATGCAGCCCACCCACGAGACCAGCGACTGGAAGATGGCGGAGGAACGGCTCGGCCCGGCGCGTCTGAAGGGCGCCTATGCTTGGGCGACGATGGAGGCGGAGCATGTGCCGCTCGCGTTCGGGTCCGACTATCCGGTCGAAAGCCCCAACCCCTTCCCCGGCCTCGCCGCCGCCGTCTCGCGGCAGGATGCCAGCGGGCAGCCGGTGGGCGGCTGGCAGCCGCAGGAGCGGATCACCATGCCGCAGGCGCTCGCCGCCTTCACCAGCGGCGCGGCCTATGCGGCGCAGGCGGAGGACCGGATCGGCTCGCTGGAGCCGGGCCACCTCGCCGACTTCGTGCTGGTCGATACCGATCCGCTGACCACGCAGGATCCGCAGGCTGTCCGCCATACGCAGGTGCTGGAGACGTGGATCAACGGCATAAGGGTGTGGGTGAAGAAATGA
- a CDS encoding GNAT family N-acetyltransferase → MLFGDTIALGPILPVDVPRLFQWADDAEDARLNEPYRPLNWHQQEGFWLNAERDPTRAFFAIRSREAGEIIGYVQISRIEPIHRSATIGIRIDRAERGKGKGREALRLAIDYCWSHLNLTRLTLSVFAGNETAIGLYATLGFREEGRLSAALFIAGNWTDVILMALHHPDRPAAAPAGGLLVISSPTPLCR, encoded by the coding sequence TTGCTGTTCGGCGATACCATTGCGCTCGGCCCGATCCTGCCGGTGGATGTGCCGCGCCTGTTCCAGTGGGCGGACGACGCCGAAGACGCGCGACTGAACGAGCCGTACCGGCCGCTCAACTGGCATCAACAGGAGGGGTTCTGGCTCAACGCGGAGCGCGATCCGACGCGCGCGTTCTTCGCGATCCGCTCGCGCGAGGCGGGCGAGATCATCGGCTACGTCCAGATCAGCCGGATCGAGCCGATCCACCGTTCCGCCACCATCGGCATCCGCATCGATCGTGCCGAACGCGGCAAGGGCAAGGGCCGCGAGGCGCTGCGATTGGCGATCGACTATTGCTGGAGCCACCTCAACCTGACGCGGCTGACGCTGTCGGTCTTCGCGGGCAACGAGACCGCGATCGGCCTCTACGCGACGCTCGGTTTCCGAGAGGAAGGACGCCTGAGTGCTGCGCTGTTCATCGCCGGCAACTGGACCGACGTGATCCTGATGGCGCTCCACCATCCCGATCGGCCGGCTGCGGCGCCGGCCGGCGGGCTGCTCGTCATTTCTTCACCCACACCCTTATGCCGTTGA
- a CDS encoding protein-disulfide reductase DsbD family protein, which yields MAVMRFVLMTLAVLLGFAGPAAAELAGTGGPHIAASLVPESSQPAAGKRTTLAISMVPQPGWHGYWRTPGDTGFPMKIEWTLPKGATAGDPAYPVPTTLVIAGLMNHVFEKPYALLVPFDVPAGLTKGTALPVSAKLDYLVCSPSICVPESATVSTTLTVGDGAPDATSAAKFDVWRKALPRPLGSPVAFEVKDGKFRLAVPLPASVALNQPHLFAVTDGAVNYAAPQSFTPDGDTLLIETTAGASAPKSFEGVLALGDGTGLSFTAAPGAVPAAGSSGGASSHGTLGLALVALAGAVLGGLILNIMPCVFPILSLKALSLAKAGGDERKVRREALAYTVGVILVCVALGGVILALKAAGTQVGWAFQLQDPRVILVLILLTSAIGFNLAGLFEFGAVSAGSGLTDKGGLAGAFWTGALAAFVAMPCTGPFMASALGVAIELPAAAAILVFVGLGVGFALPFLLIGYVPGFRRLLPKPGAWMEAFKRILAVPMFLTALGLCWVLGNQTAAGGVVIAVGAAMLFALGLWMTGLRQRGFKAAAWMPAALALVFAVGSMAILPPKETKAAEASASSQPFDAGKLAALQAEGKPVFLYFTADWCLSCKVNEKAAIERAETQDAFRKAGVVTMVGDWTDGDAAIGKFLEAHGRSGVPLYLWYAPGQPQPKELPQILTPGMLAGLAKG from the coding sequence ATGGCTGTGATGCGTTTCGTATTGATGACACTGGCGGTTCTGCTGGGTTTCGCAGGCCCGGCGGCAGCCGAACTCGCGGGAACGGGCGGCCCGCACATCGCCGCCTCGCTGGTGCCGGAGAGCAGCCAGCCCGCCGCCGGCAAGCGCACCACGCTCGCCATATCGATGGTGCCGCAGCCCGGCTGGCACGGCTATTGGCGGACGCCCGGCGACACCGGCTTTCCCATGAAGATCGAGTGGACCTTGCCCAAGGGCGCGACCGCCGGTGATCCCGCTTACCCGGTGCCGACGACGCTCGTCATCGCCGGGCTCATGAACCATGTGTTCGAGAAGCCCTATGCTCTGCTGGTGCCGTTCGATGTGCCGGCCGGGCTGACGAAGGGCACGGCGCTGCCGGTTTCGGCCAAGCTCGATTATCTCGTCTGCTCGCCGAGCATCTGCGTGCCGGAAAGCGCGACCGTCTCGACCACTTTGACCGTAGGCGATGGCGCGCCGGACGCGACTTCGGCGGCGAAGTTCGATGTGTGGCGCAAGGCGCTGCCGCGTCCGCTCGGATCGCCGGTGGCGTTCGAGGTGAAGGATGGCAAGTTCCGCCTCGCCGTGCCGCTGCCTGCCTCGGTTGCGCTGAACCAGCCGCATCTCTTCGCGGTGACCGATGGCGCGGTGAACTACGCCGCGCCGCAGAGCTTCACGCCCGACGGTGACACGCTGCTGATCGAGACGACGGCGGGCGCCAGCGCCCCCAAGAGTTTCGAGGGTGTGCTGGCGCTGGGCGACGGGACGGGCCTGTCCTTCACCGCCGCGCCGGGCGCGGTGCCGGCGGCGGGATCGTCGGGCGGCGCATCGTCGCACGGCACGCTCGGCCTCGCGCTGGTCGCGCTGGCGGGTGCGGTGCTGGGCGGCCTGATTCTCAACATCATGCCCTGCGTATTCCCAATCCTCAGCCTCAAGGCGCTGAGCCTCGCCAAGGCGGGTGGCGACGAGCGCAAGGTGCGTCGCGAGGCGCTGGCCTATACGGTCGGCGTGATCCTCGTCTGCGTCGCGCTGGGCGGCGTGATCCTCGCGCTCAAGGCGGCGGGGACGCAGGTCGGCTGGGCCTTCCAGCTGCAGGATCCGCGCGTGATCCTCGTGCTGATCCTGCTGACCAGTGCGATCGGCTTCAACCTCGCCGGCCTGTTCGAGTTCGGCGCGGTGAGCGCCGGATCGGGTCTGACGGACAAGGGCGGCCTGGCGGGCGCCTTCTGGACGGGCGCGCTGGCCGCCTTCGTGGCGATGCCCTGCACCGGGCCGTTCATGGCGAGTGCGCTCGGCGTCGCGATCGAGCTTCCGGCGGCTGCCGCCATTCTCGTGTTCGTCGGCCTGGGCGTAGGGTTCGCCTTGCCCTTCCTTCTGATCGGCTACGTACCCGGCTTCCGTCGCCTGCTGCCCAAGCCCGGCGCCTGGATGGAGGCGTTCAAGCGCATCCTCGCGGTGCCGATGTTCCTGACGGCGCTCGGCCTGTGCTGGGTACTCGGCAACCAGACGGCGGCGGGCGGCGTGGTGATCGCGGTGGGTGCCGCGATGCTCTTCGCGCTGGGCTTGTGGATGACTGGTCTGCGCCAGCGTGGCTTCAAGGCGGCGGCGTGGATGCCGGCGGCGCTGGCGCTGGTGTTCGCGGTCGGGAGCATGGCCATCCTGCCGCCGAAGGAGACGAAGGCGGCGGAGGCGAGTGCCTCGTCACAACCCTTCGACGCCGGCAAGCTCGCGGCGTTGCAGGCTGAGGGCAAGCCGGTGTTCCTCTACTTCACGGCCGACTGGTGCCTGTCCTGCAAGGTCAACGAGAAGGCCGCGATCGAGCGGGCCGAGACGCAGGATGCCTTCCGCAAGGCCGGCGTCGTGACGATGGTCGGCGACTGGACCGACGGCGACGCCGCGATCGGTAAATTTCTGGAGGCGCATGGCCGCTCGGGCGTGCCGCTCTATCTCTGGTACGCGCCGGGCCAGCCGCAGCCGAAGGAACTGCCGCAGATCCTCACGCCGGGGATGCTCGCCGGTCTCGCCAAGGGATGA
- a CDS encoding alkaline phosphatase family protein yields MAVVLGAGTLQAAPPPAKPKLIVAISVDQFSSELYRRYLPSYTAGLKTLSGGVAFPVGYQSHAATETCPGHSTILTGMHPSHTGIVANNWFDVKTGSNIYCVQAPGSSDPNARGPQNMKVTTLGDWVKVAEPGARVYAVSGKDRAAITMAGKHADGVYWWYDGIGFTTSPFAGPATAAVTGPADTFNKALFARWKATPPPLYPDASAGCVAMEKPVHFGKIDLSGHVPPDLAARSEQNPQFLMTTDFQDNLRASPLFDATVVDFAEKVIADHKLGQGPATDVLAVSLSANDYIGHRYGNGGPEMCVQQAALDQTLGRFVDDLKALGVPVMVVLTADHGATDAAEREHEVDPKASRLDSYAFVSKLNKAVMAETGLTYEPIVGDDPQQLTINVGPDAALRAKVQDATVAWLKQQPEVKEVFTRAEVEAATVPPHTPPTELTYAQRFHESYDADRSGDIAVAYGERTSFGMPRGPGDVVAGHGSPWDHDRQVPILFWWPGAEGQTRDNPIETIDIAPTLAALAGVKTPDVDGQCVDLGGGMCGK; encoded by the coding sequence TTGGCCGTCGTTCTCGGCGCCGGAACACTCCAGGCCGCCCCGCCGCCCGCGAAGCCCAAGCTGATAGTCGCGATCTCGGTCGATCAATTCTCGTCCGAGCTCTATCGCCGCTACCTGCCGAGCTACACCGCCGGCCTCAAGACGCTGTCGGGCGGCGTCGCGTTCCCGGTCGGCTACCAGAGCCACGCCGCGACCGAGACCTGCCCCGGCCACTCGACCATCCTGACGGGGATGCACCCGAGCCACACCGGCATCGTCGCGAACAACTGGTTCGACGTGAAGACCGGTTCGAACATCTATTGCGTGCAGGCGCCCGGCTCGTCCGACCCGAACGCGCGCGGGCCGCAGAACATGAAGGTGACAACGCTCGGCGACTGGGTGAAGGTCGCCGAACCCGGCGCCCGCGTCTACGCCGTCTCCGGCAAGGACCGCGCCGCGATCACCATGGCCGGCAAACATGCCGACGGGGTCTATTGGTGGTATGACGGGATCGGCTTCACCACCTCTCCCTTCGCCGGCCCGGCGACCGCCGCCGTCACCGGCCCGGCCGACACGTTCAACAAGGCGCTGTTCGCCAGGTGGAAGGCAACCCCGCCGCCGCTCTACCCCGACGCCTCTGCCGGGTGCGTGGCGATGGAGAAGCCGGTCCATTTCGGCAAGATCGATCTGTCCGGCCACGTGCCGCCCGATCTCGCCGCGCGGTCCGAACAGAACCCGCAATTCCTGATGACCACCGATTTTCAGGACAATCTGCGCGCCTCGCCGCTGTTCGACGCGACGGTGGTCGATTTCGCGGAGAAGGTAATCGCCGACCACAAGCTCGGCCAGGGTCCCGCGACGGATGTGCTGGCGGTGAGCCTGTCGGCCAACGACTATATCGGCCACCGCTACGGCAATGGCGGGCCGGAAATGTGCGTGCAGCAGGCCGCGCTCGACCAGACGCTGGGCCGCTTCGTCGATGATCTCAAGGCGCTCGGCGTGCCGGTGATGGTGGTGCTCACCGCCGACCATGGCGCGACCGACGCCGCCGAGCGCGAGCATGAGGTCGATCCCAAGGCCAGCCGCCTCGACAGCTATGCCTTCGTGTCGAAGCTCAACAAGGCGGTGATGGCAGAAACCGGCCTCACCTACGAGCCGATCGTCGGCGACGATCCGCAGCAGCTCACCATCAACGTCGGCCCCGACGCGGCCCTGCGTGCCAAGGTGCAGGACGCGACGGTGGCGTGGCTGAAGCAGCAGCCCGAGGTGAAGGAGGTGTTCACCCGCGCCGAGGTGGAGGCCGCGACCGTGCCGCCGCACACGCCGCCGACCGAGCTGACCTACGCCCAGCGCTTCCACGAAAGCTACGACGCCGATCGTTCGGGCGACATCGCGGTGGCCTATGGCGAACGGACCAGTTTCGGTATGCCGCGCGGCCCCGGTGACGTGGTGGCGGGCCATGGCTCGCCCTGGGACCACGACCGGCAGGTGCCGATCCTCTTCTGGTGGCCCGGTGCCGAAGGTCAGACCCGCGATAACCCCATCGAGACGATTGACATCGCGCCGACGCTGGCCGCGCTCGCCGGGGTCAAGACGCCCGACGTGGACGGCCAGTGCGTCGATCTCGGCGGTGGGATGTGCGGGAAGTAG
- a CDS encoding right-handed parallel beta-helix repeat-containing protein, whose product MKSLAAFAVLLSATAAQAQSEPPFVVQETGKGFYRLDDAVRSVNGGDATIVIAPGTYHDCAKVDTGRVAFRARTSGTAIFDGGICDGKATLVLSGTDAMVDGLVFQNLRVPDGNGAGIRLQHGNLTVMNSTFRNSEEGILTGEDPNGEIRVDRSTFSGLGSCAVASGCAHSLYIGHYGKLFVTRSRFEKGRGGHYLKTRSAVVSITDNSFDDSQGHGTNYTMDLCAGATGLIARNVMSGGPDRENHSAFIVIGAEQRDNPSAGLTITGNTATLTPGADYSTAFVADFTHEPMKISGNTLGKGIRPFESR is encoded by the coding sequence ATGAAGTCTCTCGCCGCGTTCGCCGTCCTTCTCTCCGCCACCGCCGCGCAGGCGCAGTCCGAGCCGCCCTTCGTAGTGCAGGAGACCGGCAAGGGCTTCTATCGGCTGGATGATGCGGTGAGATCGGTCAACGGCGGCGACGCCACGATCGTTATCGCGCCGGGCACCTATCATGACTGCGCCAAGGTCGACACCGGCCGCGTCGCCTTCCGCGCGCGCACCTCGGGCACGGCGATCTTCGATGGCGGCATCTGCGACGGGAAGGCGACGCTCGTCCTGTCGGGCACCGACGCGATGGTCGATGGCCTCGTCTTCCAGAACCTGCGCGTGCCGGACGGCAACGGCGCGGGCATCCGCCTCCAGCACGGCAACCTCACCGTGATGAACTCGACCTTCCGCAATTCTGAAGAGGGCATCCTGACGGGCGAGGATCCGAACGGAGAGATTCGTGTCGATCGCTCGACCTTCTCGGGGCTGGGCAGCTGCGCGGTGGCCTCGGGCTGCGCGCACTCGCTCTATATTGGCCATTACGGCAAGCTGTTCGTCACCCGCTCGCGCTTCGAGAAGGGGCGCGGCGGCCATTATCTGAAGACGCGCTCTGCCGTCGTCTCGATCACCGACAACAGCTTCGATGACTCGCAGGGCCACGGCACCAACTACACGATGGACCTGTGCGCCGGCGCCACCGGCCTGATCGCGCGCAACGTGATGTCGGGCGGGCCGGATCGCGAGAACCACTCCGCCTTCATCGTGATTGGCGCCGAGCAGCGCGACAATCCTTCCGCCGGCCTGACGATCACCGGCAACACCGCGACGCTGACGCCGGGCGCCGACTATTCGACCGCCTTCGTGGCGGACTTCACGCACGAGCCGATGAAGATCAGCGGCAACACGCTGGGCAAGGGCATCAGGCCGTTCGAGAGCCGGTAA
- the metH gene encoding methionine synthase: protein MATASDMTPDDEPRTRATFVNIGERTNVTGSAAFKKLIMAGDYAKAVEVARQQVENGAQVIDVNMDEGLLDAEVAMTTFLKLIAAEPDIARVPVMVDSSKWSVIEAGLKCVSGKPIVNSISMKEGEEPFLVHARKVMAYGAAVVVMAFDEVGQADTKARKIEICERAYKLLTGIGFPPEDIIFDPNIFAVATGIEEHNNYGMDFIEATREIRARCPHVHISGGLSNLSFSFRGNEPVRRAMHSIFLYHAIPAGMDMGIVNAGQLDVYDQIDPELRVACEDVILNKDPDATERLIAIAEKYRGQKDVVADKAAEEWRGWPVAKRLEHALVKGLDAFVVEDTEEARGDIAARGGRPIEVIEGPLMDGMNVVGDLFGSGKMFLPQVVKSARVMKKAVAHLLPFIEAEKDAGAKAKGRIVMATVKGDVHDIGKNIVGVVLACNGYEIIDLGVMVPWTTILQAANENDADMIGLSGLITPSLDEMVTVAAEMQRIGMTMPLLIGGATTSKVHTAIKIAPAYTGPVVHVLDASRAVGVASTLMSDTQKEGFVEKTAAEYDAVRKAREGKGQNDLAMLADARSNAFVLARDGIAPAAAKPGVHVYEDWDLADLRDYIDWTPFFRAWELHGNYPAILDDAVVGESARSLYADAQAMLDQIIAGKWLTAKGVAGLWPCRRDGDDILIRSGEAGVRMPMLRQQIKKREGRANMCLADFVSADGDWIGGFAVTAGHGIDEHSARFKADSDDYSDIMLKALADRLAEAFAERLHAHVRTDLWGYAPGEQLTNEALIREQYRGIRPAPGYPACPDHSLKPILFDLLKATDATGITLTEHFAMLPTAAVSGFYFGHSDSQYFGVARIGRDQLEDYARRRHVDIDTAERWLRPNLD, encoded by the coding sequence ATGGCCACCGCATCCGACATGACGCCCGACGACGAGCCCCGGACCCGCGCCACCTTCGTCAATATCGGCGAGCGCACCAACGTCACCGGCTCCGCCGCGTTCAAGAAGCTGATTATGGCCGGCGATTACGCCAAGGCCGTCGAGGTCGCGCGCCAGCAGGTCGAGAACGGCGCGCAGGTGATCGACGTCAACATGGACGAGGGCCTGCTCGACGCGGAGGTGGCGATGACCACCTTCCTCAAGCTGATCGCCGCCGAGCCGGACATCGCGCGCGTACCGGTGATGGTCGACAGCTCCAAGTGGAGCGTTATCGAGGCCGGGCTGAAATGCGTCTCCGGCAAGCCGATCGTCAATTCGATCAGCATGAAGGAGGGCGAGGAACCCTTCTTGGTCCACGCCCGCAAGGTGATGGCCTATGGCGCCGCCGTCGTCGTCATGGCGTTCGACGAGGTGGGGCAGGCGGACACCAAGGCGCGCAAGATCGAGATCTGCGAGCGCGCCTACAAACTGCTCACCGGCATCGGCTTCCCGCCCGAGGACATCATCTTCGATCCCAACATCTTCGCGGTGGCGACGGGGATCGAGGAGCACAACAATTACGGCATGGACTTCATCGAGGCGACGCGCGAGATCCGCGCGCGCTGCCCGCACGTCCATATCTCGGGTGGCCTTTCGAACCTCAGCTTCTCGTTCCGCGGCAACGAGCCGGTGCGTCGGGCGATGCACTCGATCTTCCTGTACCACGCCATTCCTGCGGGGATGGACATGGGCATCGTCAACGCCGGCCAGCTCGACGTCTACGACCAGATCGATCCCGAGCTGCGCGTGGCGTGCGAGGACGTCATCCTCAACAAGGACCCCGACGCCACCGAGCGACTGATCGCGATCGCCGAGAAATATCGCGGCCAGAAGGATGTCGTCGCCGACAAGGCCGCCGAGGAATGGCGCGGCTGGCCGGTGGCGAAGCGGCTGGAGCACGCGCTGGTCAAGGGCCTCGACGCCTTCGTGGTCGAGGATACTGAAGAGGCGCGGGGCGATATCGCGGCGCGGGGCGGCCGCCCGATCGAGGTGATCGAAGGGCCGCTGATGGACGGCATGAACGTCGTCGGCGACCTGTTCGGATCGGGCAAGATGTTCCTGCCGCAAGTCGTTAAATCTGCTCGCGTCATGAAGAAGGCGGTGGCGCATCTGCTGCCCTTCATCGAGGCCGAGAAGGATGCCGGTGCCAAGGCCAAGGGCCGCATCGTCATGGCGACCGTGAAGGGCGACGTGCACGATATCGGCAAGAACATCGTCGGCGTCGTGCTGGCCTGCAACGGCTACGAGATCATCGATCTCGGCGTGATGGTGCCGTGGACGACGATCCTGCAGGCCGCCAACGAGAACGACGCGGACATGATCGGCCTGTCCGGCCTGATCACCCCCTCGCTCGACGAGATGGTGACGGTGGCGGCCGAGATGCAGCGGATCGGCATGACCATGCCGCTGCTGATCGGCGGCGCCACCACGTCGAAGGTCCACACCGCGATCAAGATCGCCCCGGCCTATACCGGCCCGGTGGTGCATGTGCTGGACGCAAGCCGCGCCGTCGGCGTCGCCTCGACGCTCATGTCGGACACGCAGAAGGAAGGCTTCGTCGAGAAGACGGCGGCCGAGTACGATGCGGTCCGCAAGGCGCGCGAGGGCAAGGGACAGAACGACCTCGCCATGCTGGCCGATGCGCGGAGCAACGCCTTCGTGCTGGCGCGCGACGGCATCGCGCCGGCGGCGGCGAAGCCGGGCGTGCACGTCTACGAGGATTGGGATCTCGCCGATCTGCGCGACTATATCGACTGGACGCCCTTCTTCCGCGCGTGGGAACTGCACGGCAATTACCCGGCTATCCTCGACGATGCGGTGGTGGGCGAGAGCGCCCGCTCGCTCTATGCCGACGCGCAGGCGATGCTCGACCAGATCATCGCGGGCAAATGGCTGACCGCGAAGGGTGTGGCGGGCCTGTGGCCGTGTCGCCGCGACGGCGACGACATCCTGATCCGCTCGGGCGAGGCCGGGGTGCGGATGCCGATGCTCCGCCAGCAGATCAAGAAACGCGAGGGCCGCGCCAACATGTGCCTTGCTGATTTCGTCAGCGCGGATGGGGACTGGATCGGCGGCTTCGCGGTGACGGCGGGCCATGGGATCGACGAACATTCCGCGCGATTCAAGGCGGATAGCGACGATTATTCGGACATCATGCTGAAAGCGCTCGCCGATCGCCTCGCCGAAGCGTTCGCCGAGCGGCTGCACGCCCATGTCCGCACCGACCTGTGGGGCTATGCGCCGGGCGAACAGCTGACCAACGAGGCGCTGATCCGCGAGCAGTATCGCGGCATCCGCCCTGCGCCCGGTTATCCGGCGTGCCCGGATCACAGCCTCAAGCCGATCCTGTTCGATCTGCTCAAGGCGACCGACGCCACCGGCATCACGCTCACCGAGCATTTCGCGATGCTGCCGACAGCGGCCGTCTCCGGCTTTTATTTCGGCCATTCGGACAGCCAGTATTTCGGCGTGGCCCGCATCGGGCGCGACCAGCTGGAGGATTACGCCCGGCGCCGCCACGTCGATATCGACACGGCGGAGCGGTGGCTGCGTCCCAATCTGGACTAG